The Chlorocebus sabaeus isolate Y175 chromosome 18, mChlSab1.0.hap1, whole genome shotgun sequence genome window below encodes:
- the DSEL gene encoding dermatan-sulfate epimerase-like protein, producing MPKGGAPPWIMALMFTGHLLFLVLLMFALSTFEESVSNYSEWAVFADDIDQFKTQKVQDFRPNQKLKKSMLHPSLYFDAGEIQAMRQKSRTSHLHLFRAIRSAVTVMLSNPTYYLPPPKHADFAAKWNEIYGNNLPPLALYCLLCPEDKVAFEFVLEYMDRMVGYKDWLVENAPGDEVPIGHSLTGFATAFDFLCNLLDNHRRQKYLEKIWVITEEMYEYSKVRSWGKQLLHNHQATNMIALLTGALVTGVDKGSKANIWKQAVVDVMEKTMFLLNHIVDGSLDEGVAYGSYTAKSITQYVFLAQRHFNINNLDNNWLKMHFWFYYATLLPGFQRTVGIADSNYNWFYGPESQLVFLDKFILKNGAGNWLAQQIRKHRPKDGPMVPSTAQRWSTLHTEYIWYDPQLTPQPPAEYGTAKIHTFPNWGVVTYGAGLPNTQTNTFVSFKSGKLGGRAVYDIVHFQPYSWIDGWRSFNPGHEHPDQNSFTFAPNGQVFVSEALYGPKLSHLNNVLVFAPSPSSQCNKPWEGQLGECAQWLKWTGEEVGDAAGEIITASQHGEMIFVSGEAVSAYSSAMRLKSVYRALLLLNSQTLLVVDHIERQEDSPINSVSAFFHNLDIDFKYIPYKFMNRYNGAMMDVWDAHYKMFWFDHHGNSPMASIQEAEQAAEFKKRWTQFVNVTFQMESAITRIAYVFYGPYINVSSCRFIDSSDSGLQISLNVNNTEHVVSIVTDYHNLKTRFNYLGFCGFASVADQGQITRFGLGTQAIVKPVRHDRIIFPFGFKFNIAVGLILCISLVILTFQWRFYLSFRKLMRWILILVIALWFIELLDVWSTCSQPICAKWTRTEAEGSKKSLSSEGHHVDLPDVVITSLPGSGAEILKQLFFNSSDFLYIRVPTAYIDIPETEFEIDSFVDACEWKVSDIRSGHFRLLRGWLQSLVQDTKLHLQNIHLHEPNRGKLAQYIAMNKDKKRKFKRRESLPEQRSQMKGAFDRDAEYIRALRRHLVYYPSARPVLSLSSGSWTLKLHFFQEVLGASMRALYIVRDPRAWIYSMLYNSKPSLYSLKNVPEHLAKLFKIEGGKGKCNLNSGYAFEYEPLRKELSKSKSNAVSLLSHLWLANTAAALRINTDLLPTSYQLVKFEDIVHFPQKTTERIFAFLGIPLSPASLNQILFATSTNLFYLPYEGEISPTNTNVWKQNLPRDEIKLIENICWTLMDRLGYPKFMD from the coding sequence ATGCCTAAGGGAGGAGCTCCCCCATGGATCATGGCGTTAATGTTTACAGGACATTTATTATTCTTAGTATTATTGATGTTTGCTTTATCTActtttgaggaatctgtgagcAATTACTCTGAATGGGCAGTTTTTGCAGATGATATAGATCAGTTTAAAACACAGAAAGTGCAAGATTTCAGACCCAaccaaaagctgaagaaaagtATGCTTCATCCAAGTTTATATTTTGATGCTGGAGAAATCCAAGCAATGAGACAAAAGTCTCGCACAAGCCATTTGCATCTTTTTAGAGCTATCAGAAGTGCAGTGACAGTTATGCTGTCCAACCCAACGTACTACCTACCTCCACCAAAGCATGCTGATTTTGCTGCCAAGTGGAATGAAATTTATGGTAACAATCTTCCTCCTTTAGCATTGTACTGTTTGTTATGCCCAGAAGACAAAGTTGCCTTTGAATTTGTCTTGGAATATATGGACAGGATGGTTGGCTACAAAGACTGGCTAGTAGAGAATGCACCAGGAGATGAGGTTCCAATTGGCCATTCCTTAACAGGTTTTGCCACTGCCTTTGACTTTTTATGTAACTTATTAGATAATCATCGAAGACAAAAATACCTGGAAAAAATATGGGTTATTACTGAGGAAATGTATGAATATTCCAAGGTCCGCTCATGGGGCAAACAGCTTCTCCATAACCACCAAGCCACTAATATGATAGCATTACTCACAGGGGCCTTGGTAACTGGAGTAGATAAAGGATCTAAAGCAAATATATGGAAACAGGCTGTAGTGGATGTAATGGAAAAGACAATGTTTCTATTGAATCATATTGTTGATGGTTCTTTGGATGAAGGTGTGGCCTATGGAAGCTACACAGCTAAATCCATCACACAGTATGTTTTTCTGGCCCAGCGCCATTTTAATATCAACAACTTGGATAATAACTGGTTAAAGATGCACTTTTGGTTCTATTATGCCACCCTTTTACCTGGCTTCCAAAGAACTGTGGGTATAGCAGATTCCAATTATAATTGGTTTTATGGTCCAGAGAGCCAGCTAGTTTTCTTGGACAAGTTCATCTTAAAGAATGGAGCTGGAAATTGGTTAGCTCAGCAAATTAGAAAGCACCGACCTAAAGATGGACCGATGGTTCCTTCAACTGCCCAAAGGTGGAGTACTCTTCACACCGAATACATCTGGTATGATCCCCAGCTCACACCACAGCCGCCTGCTGAATATGGTACTGCAAAAATACACACATTTCCTAACTGGGGTGTGGTTACTTATGGGGCTGGGTTGCCAAACACACAGACCAATACCTTTGTGTCTTTTAAATCTGGGAAGTTGGGAGGACGAGCTGTGTATGACATAGTTCATTTTCAGCCATATTCCTGGATTGATGGGTGGAGAAGCTTTAACCCAGGACATGAGCATCCAGATCAGAACTCATTTACTTTTGCCCCCAATGGACAAGTGTTTGTTTCTGAAGCTCTCTATGGACCCAAGTTGAGCCACCTTAACAATGTATTGGTGTTTGCTCCATCACCCTCAAGCCAGTGTAATAAGCCCTGGGAAGGTCAACTGGGAGAATGTGCACAGTGGCTTAAGTGGACTGGTGAGGAGGTTGGTGATGCAGCTGGGGAAATCATCACTGCCTCTCAACATGGGGAAATGATATTTGTGAGTGGGGAAGCCGTGTCTGCTTATTCTTCAGCGATGAGACTGAAAAGTGTATATCGTGCTTTGCTTCTCTTAAATTCCCAAACTCTGCTAGTTGTTGATCATATTGAGAGGCAAGAAGATTCCCCAATAAATTCTGTCAGTGCCTTCTTTCATAATTTGGatattgattttaaatatatccCATATAAGTTTATGAATAGGTATAATGGTGCCATGATGGATGTGTGGGATGCACACTACAAAATGTTTTGGTTTGATCATCATGGCAATAGTCCCATGGCCAGTATACAGGAAGCAGAGCAAGCCGCTGAATTTAAAAAACGGTGGACTCAATTTGTTAATGTTACTTTTCAGATGGAATCCGCAATCACAAGAATTGCATATGTCTTTTATGGGCCATATATCAATGTTTCCAGCTGCAGATTTATTGATAGTTCCGATTCTGGACTTCAGATTTCTCTCAATGTCAATAATACCGAACATGTTGTTTCTATTGTAACTGATTACCATAACCTGAAGACAAGATTCAATTATCTGGGATTCTGTGGCTTTGCCAGTGTGGCTGATCAAGGCCAAATAACCCGATTTGGTTTGGGCACTCAAGCAATAGTAAAGCCTGTAAGACATGATAGGATTATTTTCCCATTtggatttaaatttaatatagcaGTTGGATTAATTTTGTGCATTAGCTTGGTGATTTTAACTTTCCAATGGCgtttttacctttcttttagAAAACTAATGAGATGGATACTAATTCTGGTTATTGCCTTGTGGTTTATTGAGCTTCTGGATGTGTGGAGCACTTGTAGTCAGCCCATTTGTGCAAAATGGACAAGGACAGAGGCCGAGGGAAGCAAGAAGTCTTTGTCTTCTGAAGGACACCACGTGGATCTTCCTGATGTTGTCATTACCTCACTTCCTGGTTCAGGAGCTGAAATTCTCAAACAGCTTTTTTTCAACAGTAGTGATTTTCTCTACATCAGGGTTCCTACGGCCTACATTGATATTCCTGAAACTGAGTTTGAAATCGACTCATTTGTAGATGCTTGTGAATGGAAGGTGTCAGATATCCGCAGTGGGCATTTTCGTTTACTCCGAGGCTGGTTGCAGTCTTTAGTCCAGGACACAAAATTACATTTGCAAAACATCCATCTGCATGAACCCAATAGGGGTAAACTGGCCCAATATATTGCAATGAATaaggacaaaaaaagaaaatttaaaaggagaGAGTCTTTGCCAGAACAAAGAAGTCAAATGAAAGGCGCCTTTGATAGAGATGCTGAATATATTAGGGCTTTGAGGAGACACCTGGTTTACTACCCAAGTGCACGTCCTGTGCTCAGTTTAAGCAGTGGGAGCTGGACGTTAAAGCTTCATTTTTTTCAAGAAGTTTTAGGAGCTTCGATGAGGGCATTGTACATAGTAAGAGACCCTCGGGCATGGATTTATTCAATGTTATACAATAGTAAACCAAGTCTTTATTCTTTGAAGAATGTACCAGAGCATTTagcaaaattgtttaaaatagagGGAGGTAAAGGCAAATGTAACTTAAATTCGGGTTATGCTTTCGAGTATGAACCATTGAGGAAAGAATTATCAAAATCCAAATCAAATGCAGTGTCTCTGTTGTCTCACTTGTGGCTGGCAAATACAGCAGCAGCCTTGAGAATAAATACAGATTTGCTGCCTACTAGCTACCAGCTGGTCAAGTTTGAAGATATTGTGCATTTTCCTCAGAAAACTACTGAAAGGATTTTTGCCTTTCTTGGAATTCCTTTGTCTCCTGCTAGTTTAAACCAAATATTGTTTGCCACCTCTACAAACCTTTTTTACCTTCCCTATGAAGGGGAAATATCACCAACTAATACTAATGTTTGGAAACAGAACTTGCCTAGAGATGAAATTAAACTAATTGAAAACATCTGCTGGACACTAATGGATCGCCTAGGATATCCAAAGTTTATGGACTAA